The Natranaerobius trueperi genome has a segment encoding these proteins:
- a CDS encoding complex I subunit 5 family protein, with product MSYSDIINFLPAWIFVFPFMMTFVIAFVERRSTFGRNVLSVITPIVTFVLVLAMYPTIMNGDTIYYQLANIVPPFGISFRVDALSFGLSLLSSFIWMLVSIYSLDYMKQEEHTDRYYPSLILTLSGCMGLFLAGDLFSLFIFFELMSLVSYLLIIHSETKEALKAGYKYLIVTIMGGLFLFFGIIMTFELTQTISLNQMAIIDTPSMLAFAAFISYVIGFGMKAGMFPLHVWLPEAHPVAPSPASALLSGIMIKTGAYGLIRVIFHVFDYQMILDSGWNWILAVVAVITIFLGSAVAITQENLKRRLAYSSIGQMGYILLGLAILTETAMIGDIFHIFSHAFMKSTLFLAAGAMIKKTGKNKISDFSGIGYKMPLTMISFTIAALAMIGIPPLNGFISKWSLSLGALEAGQPYYVLVLLLSSLMNSVYYLPIINIAFFGKEKKDTAVKSKSSEVPMTMVLPVVILGFGCLILSLFPTNLPYELSQLAAKALINGTPF from the coding sequence TTGAGTTATTCTGATATTATCAACTTTTTACCAGCTTGGATTTTTGTATTTCCATTTATGATGACTTTTGTCATCGCATTTGTTGAACGACGGTCTACATTTGGAAGAAATGTGTTGTCTGTTATCACACCTATTGTAACCTTTGTGTTAGTTCTAGCTATGTATCCAACTATAATGAATGGAGATACTATTTATTATCAGTTGGCAAACATAGTTCCGCCTTTTGGTATATCCTTTAGAGTTGATGCCCTTAGCTTTGGCTTAAGCTTATTATCTTCTTTTATTTGGATGTTAGTTTCAATTTATTCATTGGATTATATGAAACAAGAAGAGCATACTGATAGGTATTACCCCTCACTAATTCTAACCTTAAGTGGTTGTATGGGGTTGTTTTTAGCAGGTGACTTATTTAGTTTATTTATATTTTTCGAATTAATGTCATTAGTATCATATTTACTGATTATTCACAGTGAGACAAAAGAAGCATTAAAAGCAGGTTACAAATATTTAATTGTCACTATAATGGGTGGTTTATTTCTTTTTTTTGGGATTATAATGACATTCGAATTAACACAAACTATTTCTCTAAATCAAATGGCAATAATCGATACACCATCGATGTTAGCTTTTGCAGCTTTTATTTCCTATGTTATTGGTTTTGGGATGAAAGCAGGAATGTTCCCATTACATGTATGGCTACCAGAAGCTCATCCGGTCGCACCATCGCCGGCTAGTGCTTTATTATCTGGAATAATGATTAAAACTGGTGCATATGGACTAATAAGAGTTATATTTCACGTTTTTGATTATCAAATGATTTTAGATTCTGGGTGGAATTGGATTTTAGCTGTTGTAGCAGTAATTACTATCTTTTTAGGATCCGCAGTTGCTATTACTCAAGAAAACCTTAAAAGAAGACTTGCCTATTCAAGTATTGGACAAATGGGTTACATTTTACTTGGGTTAGCAATTTTGACAGAGACAGCAATGATAGGAGATATCTTTCATATATTTAGTCATGCATTTATGAAGAGTACACTATTTTTAGCAGCTGGAGCAATGATTAAGAAAACTGGTAAAAATAAAATTTCCGATTTTAGCGGAATTGGTTACAAAATGCCTTTAACAATGATTTCTTTTACTATTGCTGCTTTAGCTATGATTGGAATACCACCACTTAATGGATTTATCAGTAAATGGTCATTAAGTTTAGGGGCGCTAGAGGCAGGGCAACCATATTATGTTTTAGTATTACTTTTAAGTAGTCTAATGAATAGTGTATATTATCTGCCTATTATAAATATAGCTTTTTTTGGGAAAGAAAAAAAGGACACTGCAGTAAAATCTAAGTCTTCTGAAGTACCAATGACAATGGTGCTACCAGTTGTTATACTTGGTTTTGGTTGTTTAATTCTTAGCTTATTTCCGACAAACCTTCCGTATGAATTATCTCAATTAGCAGCGAAAGCGCTTATAAATGGAACACCATTTTAA
- a CDS encoding gamma carbonic anhydrase family protein yields the protein MIHKYEGYSPKISEDVFVATGAQIVGDVLIKNGASIWFNAVLRGDLEKVSIGQKTNIQDGCICHVDKDEPLIIADYVTVGHGAILHGCTVEKGALIGMGATVLNGAKIGENSIVAAGALVPEGKEIPPRSLVVGVPGKVIKELSEEEVKKLIDSAENYYKKAQKYLVKE from the coding sequence ATGATACATAAATATGAAGGTTATTCTCCAAAAATTTCAGAAGATGTATTTGTAGCTACAGGCGCGCAAATTGTCGGAGATGTTTTAATAAAAAATGGAGCAAGTATTTGGTTCAATGCTGTGTTAAGAGGAGATTTAGAGAAAGTATCAATTGGTCAGAAAACTAATATTCAGGATGGTTGTATCTGTCATGTTGATAAGGATGAGCCGTTAATCATTGCTGATTATGTAACAGTTGGACATGGAGCAATTTTACATGGATGTACAGTAGAAAAAGGTGCCCTAATTGGTATGGGAGCAACAGTATTAAATGGAGCTAAAATAGGGGAGAATTCAATAGTAGCAGCAGGAGCTTTGGTACCAGAAGGTAAAGAAATTCCGCCACGAAGTTTAGTGGTAGGTGTTCCTGGTAAGGTTATTAAAGAACTATCAGAAGAAGAAGTTAAAAAATTAATAGATTCTGCTGAAAATTATTATAAAAAAGCACAAAAGTATCTAGTTAAAGAATAG
- a CDS encoding acyl-CoA dehydratase activase-related protein has protein sequence MALKVGMPRSLAYYTYFPLWNTFFKELGVEVLLSNESNKQVLDQGVKETVNDACVPIKMYHGHVKDLMEKVDYLFIPRLVSLDGEETVCPKFLGLPDMVRYSIDGLPPIIDNRLDLRKGKLEFWKFFYRIGRKLDKSFWKILMSYRAAWDKFNKYQSLLLKEYSPQEAWELIDKDQSRGDKIQQKGDITIALLGYPYTIYDPYISVGLLDNLKKMNVKVLTKDNVPSVDLLRQRKKFAKEMFWYYSNQVVRSALYYLEKPRVDGVIHVTAFGCGPDAMVDKFVELECKHSGVPFLTLSLDEHTGEAGMNTRVEAFVDMLKRKRG, from the coding sequence ATGGCCCTGAAGGTAGGTATGCCACGATCACTTGCTTATTATACGTATTTTCCGTTATGGAATACTTTTTTTAAAGAACTAGGAGTTGAAGTTTTACTATCAAATGAAAGTAATAAGCAAGTGTTAGACCAAGGAGTAAAAGAAACGGTTAATGATGCGTGTGTCCCAATTAAGATGTATCACGGGCATGTAAAAGATCTTATGGAAAAGGTAGATTATTTATTTATTCCTAGACTTGTTAGCTTAGATGGTGAAGAAACTGTGTGTCCTAAATTCTTAGGGCTACCTGATATGGTTAGATACTCTATAGATGGTTTACCACCCATTATTGATAATCGATTAGACTTAAGAAAAGGAAAACTAGAGTTTTGGAAATTTTTCTATCGGATAGGTAGGAAGCTAGATAAAAGTTTTTGGAAAATACTGATGTCTTATAGAGCTGCATGGGATAAATTCAATAAATACCAAAGCCTGTTACTCAAAGAATATTCTCCACAAGAAGCTTGGGAGCTAATTGATAAGGATCAATCAAGAGGTGACAAAATACAGCAAAAAGGTGATATAACAATAGCATTACTTGGATATCCTTATACTATATATGATCCTTATATTAGTGTAGGACTTTTAGATAATTTAAAAAAGATGAATGTAAAAGTATTAACAAAAGACAATGTACCGTCTGTGGACTTACTTCGTCAGCGAAAGAAATTCGCTAAGGAAATGTTTTGGTATTATAGTAATCAAGTGGTACGATCAGCTTTATACTATCTAGAAAAACCCAGGGTAGATGGTGTTATACATGTGACCGCCTTTGGATGTGGTCCAGATGCTATGGTAGATAAGTTTGTTGAACTTGAATGTAAGCATAGTGGTGTACCCTTTTTAACGTTATCACTAGATGAACACACTGGAGAAGCTGGTATGAATACTAGGGTAGAAGCTTTTGTTGATATGTTAAAAAGAAAGAGGGGATAA
- a CDS encoding 2-hydroxyacyl-CoA dehydratase, with protein MKKITFPHMGSSHIAFSMLVKELGHEVIKPPAPTRKTLTYGTKHSPEFACIPFKVLLGTYLEAIEKGADTIVSSGGVGPCRAGYYGELQNKILQDIGYNPDFVIFEPPLKSLSDFMSKIKILKGNNSWIALLDIVRRTWHKLIALDDLESEVNKIRPYELNKGETSKQLKIGQSMLDEAQSMKEIKEARNEALKAIRKVKCLERPEKPIKVGLIGEIYVVLEPFINADVEKTLGELGVQVDRSIHLTNWTRDNTLIDGEKGVKKLARPYLDQLVGGHGQNSIGETIHYAENDFDGVVHLAPFTCIPEIVAKSIIPKVSQDYNIPVITLFLDEQTGKAGVQTRLEAFVDLIKKKRLGEVS; from the coding sequence ATGAAAAAAATAACATTTCCTCATATGGGGAGCTCTCACATTGCGTTTTCTATGTTAGTTAAGGAATTAGGTCATGAGGTTATTAAACCTCCTGCACCGACAAGAAAGACTTTGACTTATGGAACTAAGCATTCTCCGGAGTTTGCTTGTATCCCTTTTAAGGTATTATTGGGAACATATCTTGAAGCTATAGAAAAGGGAGCAGATACAATTGTAAGCTCTGGTGGTGTTGGGCCATGTAGAGCAGGATATTATGGTGAGCTGCAAAATAAAATACTACAAGATATTGGATATAATCCAGACTTTGTTATATTTGAACCCCCTCTTAAATCTTTATCTGATTTCATGAGTAAAATAAAAATTCTAAAAGGAAATAATTCTTGGATTGCTCTACTTGATATTGTTAGACGTACATGGCATAAATTAATTGCGCTAGATGATTTAGAAAGTGAAGTGAATAAAATTCGTCCATATGAGCTTAATAAGGGAGAGACATCAAAACAATTAAAAATAGGTCAGAGTATGTTAGATGAGGCACAAAGTATGAAAGAAATTAAAGAAGCTAGAAATGAAGCGCTGAAAGCAATAAGAAAAGTTAAGTGTCTTGAACGGCCTGAAAAACCCATCAAAGTTGGTCTGATTGGTGAAATATATGTTGTTTTAGAGCCATTTATAAACGCAGATGTTGAGAAAACATTAGGTGAATTAGGAGTTCAAGTTGATCGTTCAATACACTTAACTAATTGGACAAGAGATAATACACTGATAGATGGGGAAAAAGGTGTGAAAAAGCTTGCAAGGCCTTACCTTGATCAATTAGTAGGTGGGCATGGTCAAAACAGTATTGGAGAAACTATTCATTATGCCGAAAATGATTTTGATGGTGTGGTGCATTTAGCCCCCTTCACCTGTATACCAGAAATCGTAGCTAAAAGCATCATACCTAAGGTAAGTCAAGATTATAATATACCTGTCATAACTTTATTTTTAGATGAACAGACGGGTAAAGCAGGCGTTCAGACAAGATTAGAAGCTTTTGTAGACTTAATTAAAAAGAAACGCCTTGGAGAGGTGAGTTAA
- a CDS encoding acyl-CoA dehydratase activase, whose amino-acid sequence MKKVFLGVDVGSVSTNFVALDENSKVLVKRYLRTKGQPIQAIQTGLRDVKDELGEEVEVQGVGSTGSARTLAGVILGADAVKNEITAHAVAASQQVPDVKTVLEIGGQDSKIIILREGVVVDFAMNTVCAAGTGSFLDHQSERLGVPIENFGDKALQSDSPVRIAGRCSVFAESDMIHKQQMGHETEDIIRGLSEALVRNYLNNVGKGKEILEPLVFQGGVAANNGIKAAFEQELGMDITVPENFNVMGAIGSAILARDAVRDGKKTNFRGFEASDLQYEASSFECSSCPNMCEIVNIKSEGELLARWGGRCEKWEVLEKNVI is encoded by the coding sequence ATGAAAAAAGTATTCTTAGGTGTGGATGTTGGTTCAGTTAGTACTAATTTTGTAGCGTTGGATGAAAATAGTAAGGTGCTAGTCAAAAGGTATCTTAGGACAAAAGGGCAACCAATTCAAGCCATACAAACTGGATTGCGAGATGTAAAAGATGAGTTAGGTGAAGAAGTTGAGGTGCAAGGTGTTGGAAGCACAGGTAGTGCGCGTACACTTGCAGGTGTTATTTTAGGTGCAGATGCTGTGAAAAATGAAATCACAGCACATGCAGTAGCAGCTTCTCAACAAGTTCCAGATGTAAAAACAGTCTTAGAGATTGGTGGGCAGGATTCTAAGATTATTATATTAAGAGAAGGTGTGGTAGTAGACTTTGCAATGAATACTGTTTGTGCTGCTGGGACAGGTTCATTTTTAGATCATCAATCAGAACGTTTAGGAGTGCCGATCGAGAATTTTGGTGATAAAGCTTTGCAATCAGATAGCCCTGTAAGGATAGCTGGTAGATGTTCAGTGTTTGCTGAATCTGACATGATCCACAAACAACAAATGGGACACGAAACAGAAGATATCATAAGAGGGCTTAGTGAAGCTTTAGTAAGAAACTATCTCAATAATGTTGGCAAAGGCAAAGAAATACTAGAACCACTAGTGTTTCAAGGAGGAGTAGCCGCAAACAACGGTATAAAAGCTGCTTTTGAGCAAGAACTAGGTATGGACATTACGGTACCTGAAAACTTTAATGTAATGGGAGCTATTGGGTCAGCTATATTAGCGAGAGATGCAGTAAGAGATGGTAAAAAGACAAACTTTAGAGGGTTTGAAGCAAGTGATTTACAATATGAAGCGTCTAGTTTCGAATGTTCTAGTTGTCCTAACATGTGTGAAATAGTTAATATCAAGAGTGAAGGTGAGTTACTAGCTAGATGGGGCGGTCGCTGCGAAAAATGGGAAGTTTTAGAAAAGAATGTCATATAA
- the dusB gene encoding tRNA dihydrouridine synthase DusB: MDNPVIFAPMAGVSDLPYRKIIAKFKPGLICGEMVSSKGLLQQNKKTRKMVSHHNHFVPFSQQIFGKDPDLMAKAAKEIEKLGVDIIDINMGCPAPKITKIGEGSALLKTPDIAVEIVRKVVSSVKTPVTVKMRKGFDNYNCDVLELANRIQEQNVVAIAIHGRTCEQQYSGTADWDIITKFKEELDIPVIGNGDIFRPEDAKEMLSQTGCDAVMIGRGTMGNPWLIDRVKKEINEEPHYSLKKEEFINVINDHFREAINYYGEHGVVHMRKHIAWYLKGLPNNARIKEKIMKETDKNTVWNILNEYIEEIY, translated from the coding sequence TTGGATAACCCCGTTATTTTTGCTCCTATGGCAGGTGTCAGTGACTTACCCTATCGTAAAATCATAGCTAAATTTAAACCTGGATTAATTTGTGGTGAAATGGTAAGTTCGAAAGGACTTCTTCAGCAAAATAAAAAGACTCGAAAAATGGTTAGTCACCACAATCATTTTGTGCCTTTTTCTCAGCAAATATTTGGAAAAGACCCGGATCTAATGGCAAAAGCAGCTAAAGAGATTGAAAAATTAGGTGTAGATATAATAGATATTAATATGGGGTGTCCTGCACCTAAAATTACAAAAATTGGTGAAGGATCAGCTTTATTAAAAACTCCAGATATTGCAGTAGAAATTGTACGTAAAGTAGTTTCTTCTGTAAAAACTCCTGTTACTGTAAAAATGAGAAAGGGTTTTGATAATTACAATTGTGATGTATTAGAACTGGCTAATAGGATTCAAGAGCAAAATGTAGTAGCAATAGCGATACATGGACGCACTTGTGAGCAGCAATATAGCGGAACAGCCGATTGGGATATCATAACTAAATTTAAAGAAGAACTTGATATTCCAGTTATAGGTAACGGTGATATTTTCAGGCCAGAAGATGCGAAAGAAATGTTAAGCCAAACTGGTTGTGACGCTGTTATGATTGGACGTGGGACTATGGGGAACCCATGGCTGATAGACAGGGTGAAAAAAGAAATTAATGAAGAACCCCATTATTCTTTAAAAAAAGAAGAATTTATAAATGTGATTAATGACCACTTTAGAGAAGCAATTAATTATTATGGCGAGCACGGAGTAGTTCATATGAGAAAACATATTGCATGGTATTTAAAAGGGTTACCAAACAATGCACGTATAAAAGAAAAAATCATGAAAGAAACTGATAAGAATACAGTTTGGAATATTTTAAATGAATATATAGAAGAAATATATTAG
- a CDS encoding helix-turn-helix domain-containing protein, translated as MSIEFLRIGHKVINPNKIDNIIREILNLRAQGYNQSEVSKKLNIDRAFISKVESIGEVRKGGKVAVIGFPVANKSELKKLCNKYGVEYSFLMTDKERWEWLKSKSGEVLINRIMEIVNEVRSYDIIVVLGSNYRINLIKALLNKEVVGVKIGDSPIEEDIYVNPKRLESVMKNLVEG; from the coding sequence GTGAGTATAGAGTTTTTACGAATAGGACATAAAGTAATTAATCCTAATAAAATAGATAATATAATTAGAGAAATTTTGAATTTAAGAGCTCAAGGCTATAATCAAAGTGAAGTTAGTAAAAAACTTAATATAGACAGAGCATTTATATCTAAAGTTGAAAGTATAGGGGAAGTAAGAAAGGGTGGAAAGGTTGCTGTAATTGGTTTCCCAGTTGCAAATAAAAGCGAATTGAAAAAACTTTGTAATAAGTATGGTGTAGAATATAGCTTTCTAATGACAGATAAAGAACGTTGGGAATGGTTAAAAAGTAAGTCAGGAGAAGTATTAATTAATAGAATTATGGAGATAGTAAATGAAGTGCGTTCTTATGATATTATAGTAGTTTTAGGATCTAACTATAGAATTAATCTAATTAAAGCATTACTTAATAAAGAAGTGGTTGGTGTCAAAATTGGTGATTCTCCAATTGAAGAAGACATATATGTTAATCCAAAACGACTAGAGAGTGTTATGAAAAACCTAGTAGAGGGGTAA
- a CDS encoding quinate 5-dehydrogenase, whose product MKRVVSVSLGSSKRDHEVEQEFLGENVLIERRGMDGSLERMKQTILDLDGHVDAFGLGGMDLFLTIGDRRYLLKDAQKIVSCAKKTPIVDGSGLKNSLERKTIQELENKYNMFVNEEKVLVVSALDRFGMAEKISDTNCDVTYGDLIFSLGLPIPINSLSTLDKVARMALPIIRYLPFKLLYPTGDKQNSNTNRFEKFYNRVNIICGDFHYINKYLPNNLTNKTIITNTVTSEDIDKLKIRGLKRLITTTPSLEGRTFGTNVMEALLVSLKGKKKELESKVYEELLDDLNFSPHIVDFY is encoded by the coding sequence ATGAAGCGTGTTGTTAGTGTGAGCTTAGGATCATCAAAAAGAGATCACGAAGTAGAACAAGAGTTTTTAGGAGAAAATGTGTTAATTGAAAGAAGAGGGATGGACGGATCACTAGAACGTATGAAACAAACTATTTTAGATTTAGATGGACACGTCGATGCTTTTGGTTTAGGAGGTATGGATCTATTTTTAACAATTGGAGATAGGCGTTATTTATTAAAGGATGCACAAAAGATTGTTTCTTGTGCAAAAAAAACGCCGATTGTGGATGGCAGTGGTTTAAAAAATAGCCTTGAAAGGAAGACTATTCAAGAACTGGAAAATAAATATAATATGTTTGTTAACGAAGAAAAGGTATTAGTAGTAAGTGCATTAGATCGCTTTGGGATGGCAGAAAAGATTTCAGATACCAATTGTGATGTAACTTATGGAGACTTGATATTTAGTTTAGGTTTACCTATTCCAATAAACTCTTTATCAACTTTAGATAAAGTGGCGCGGATGGCTTTACCAATTATTAGATACTTACCATTCAAATTACTATATCCTACAGGCGATAAGCAAAACAGTAATACAAATAGATTTGAAAAGTTTTATAATAGAGTTAACATTATTTGTGGTGATTTTCATTATATAAACAAGTATTTACCAAATAATCTTACTAATAAAACTATAATTACTAATACTGTAACTAGTGAAGATATTGATAAACTTAAGATTAGAGGATTGAAGAGGTTGATAACAACTACCCCTTCTTTAGAAGGGAGAACATTTGGGACTAATGTTATGGAGGCTTTACTAGTTTCATTAAAAGGCAAAAAGAAAGAACTAGAATCAAAAGTTTATGAAGAACTACTAGATGATCTAAACTTTTCTCCTCATATAGTAGACTTCTACTAA